CAAGGATAGTAATTTTGGTTAAAATTCCAAAATTTATCTTGCTGATTTATAGATAGATATTCTAATTTAAACCTTGATAAAAGCAGGTTTACGAGAATTGTCGACAAAATGTTACTATTCGTCTTTAATCTAATGCAGGCAGGTGTTTCAATGTCATTAGATAGGAAGGCTTGTAATGAGTACAAAAAACTTATCGAAACTTATTATTGTTTAAAAAAGCTATCAATGAATTCATTTTTATTGAAAACCTGTAAATCGTCCATTTTTTCGCCAACACCAATGTATTTAACCGGAATTTTAAATTGATCGGAAATGCCAATCACCACGCCGCCTTTAGCTGTTCCGTCAAGCTTTGTAAGTGCTAATGCATTTACATCAGTGGCGGCTGTAAATTGTTTGCATTGCTCAATTGCATTTTGACCGGTAGAAGCATCCAGTACAAGCAAAATTTCGTGAGGTGCATCCGGAACAATTTTTTGCATCACTTTTTTAATCTTACTTAATTCATTCATCAGGTTCACCTTGTTGTGCAAGCGACCAGCTGTATCAATTATTACTACGTCGGCTTCCTTGGCTACAGCCGATTTAAGTGTATCGAATGCTACAGAAGCGGGGTCGGCATTCATACCTTGTGAAACAATGGGAACACCAACTCTTTCGGACCAAATAGTAAGTTGGTCAACAGCAGCTGCACGAAAGGTATCGGCAGCGCCCAGTATAACAGATTTCCCTGCTTTTTTAAACTGATGTGCCAGCTTTCCGATGGTAGTAGTTTTACCCACTCCATTCACCCCAACAACCATTATTACGTATGGTTTGTGGCCAACAGGAACAGTAAATTCAAGTAAATCGGTGGTATTATTTTCCGAAAGAAGGGCGGCAATTTCTTCTTTCATAATGTCATTTAATTGAGCCGTTCCCACGTATTTGTCTTTAGATACGCGGCTTTCAATGCGTTCAATAATTTTAAGCGTGGTGCTCACACCCAAATCGGAGGAGATTAAGATTTCCTCCAGGTTATCCAACACTTCTGCATCCACAGTTGATTTACCAACGATGGCTTTAGCAAGTTTGGAGAAGATGGAAGTTTTGGTTTTTTCTAATCCTTTATCTAAGCTTTCTTTTTTTTCTTTCGAAAAGAAACTAAATAATCCCATGTATTTTGTTGTTTTTGGATGAATGTTATTGCTTCGGATGGGTATTTACGCTGTTAATACAGGAAACAGAAAAAGCTTCTTCCCGATGGAAAGAAGCTTTTTATAATACCTACCAATTCAAAGATTAGGGTTTGAAAAAATCTTTGATGTGGTCGTTGTGAACGATTTCTTCTTTAAAGGTAAAGGCTCCTGTTTTTGGAGATTTCACCATTTTAATCACTTTGGTAAAGTTGTTTCCTTTACCTGATTTTAGCGTTGCAACTACTTTCTTAGCCATTGTTTATTAGTTTTTGGATTCGGATGTTGGTGTATTGATAAAGCATCAATGCCCTGAAATCTGAAACCGATTATTTAATTTCTTTGTGAACTGTTTTTTTCTTCAAAATCGGGTTGAATTTTTTCAACTCAATTCGGTCAGGACTATTTCTTTTGTTTTTTGTAGTGATGTAACGCGAAGTTCCCGGCTTGCCGCTGTCTTTGTGCTCAGTACACTCTAAAATTACCTGAATTCTGTTGCCTTTTTTTGCCATCTTTTCTTAATTTTTTTAGGCGATGTACCGCTTTTATCTAGCAGTTAAACCACTCACCAATAAGCTTTAACAATTATCCCCTTTTTTAAATGGGGATGCAAATGTAATATTTTTATCTAAATAAGTAAACAACCTCGTGAATTTTTATTTTTTTGAGAAAAATGTTCGAATTTGAGGCGTTCATTCCTCACCTTCCTAAACAATGGAGAAACAGAAAATTCTAATTGAGTGGTTGTACCACTCATTTTATGCCGGTAAAAGTCTAATTTTTTTCAAGAACCTTCGTTCCGCCTTTTCTGTATCCAACCTAATTCCTGCGAAAACTAAAAACTTTCGATTGTTATAGTCGATTAAGAGATTATTTGTGGAGTAATTTATTAAATTCTCATTTATGAAGAAAAGGCCGATGAAATACTTTCTCTTATCGTATCTAATCGCAAATCGAGTATTTAATTTATCAATAAAAGCTGCCTTTTGCTTAATTGATATTTGATTCAGGAGTTTTTGATCTGTAAAATCAATTCCAATACCATTAATAATAGAACCAGTTAAAATGAAATGCTTTTTTAAAACTAAAGAATAACCATATCCGGTATTGATTCCCATGCTTTGAAAGCGAATGGCATTTGTAGTTGCCAAGTCTTTAAAATTTGATTGAATCAAGGAAGGAGTCAGTGTTTGTGTATTGCTTAGATTTAAATAAGTGTAAAATAGCCCAACTATTCCCGAACCTGCAGATTTTTTTTGAATTTCGGTAAAAGTAAAGGAGCCACGAAAAGAAAACTTTTTGTAGTTGAAAATATAGCTGCTGGATAGTCCAAACGCATATAACTTCGCATTTGGCAGGAGCATAAAATTTTGTCCTGTGACTAATTTATAATTCGGAAATGCATTGCTGTTTTTAATATAAAACCCTTCATAATTTAGATAATAAGTATCGGTTACTATTTTTTTTCCGTAAAAATTAAAATTTAAGTCAATATGCTTTCGCGTTTTTCCTTTCTCACTATATCCTTTTTGTTTAAATGAAATACCGGTATTCAGCACTAAGGTGGCAAAACGATTGCTGAACATAAAACCGAGCACATAATTATCATTTGGCTGAAATATTAGTTTTTCAGATTTTGAAGTGTTGCTGTTTTCTTCCAGGCTTATTCCCTGCGTTTTTAAAATAAAGGGCAATGAAACTATTGTTTTATGTTTAAGTGAATGAAAATAAAGTGTATCCGTTTTTTTAATAGAATCATTGTAAAGTATATGTACAAATTTTCGATGCGGGAGCAGCATAAATTTCACAAATGAACTTTCTTTTTTTAAAGAGTCTGTTTGAGAAAAAGCCGCAGAAGGTGGGATGAAGAGAAGAATTAGGAGAAGGAAAGGGTAAAGTGATTTATTGTTTTTCAATGCAATACTTATTTTCAATTCATTTAATGTTTGATTTCAACCATTTGTTTCAACAAGCCTTACTTTACACTGCCCTTTGTAATGTTTGATTTACTTTGCCAACTGCTTCAGGCCAATGGAGTCCAAAATAAATAATTTATAGCTAAGTACGTCCTAAGCTAAATAAATTTCTATTCCCTTAGCTTGAATATTTACGAGCGAAAATTAGCAACTCGAGCGGTTTTCAGGCATGGAATTCACCTCTCGTGCAACTCTTTTTGACTTGAGTGTTTTTATAAATTTTTTTGCCGAATCGATTTTTCCTTCAGCAACGCCATTAAGGTTTTGCACAAGTTAATAGTTTACCTTCATTCCAATCCTAACAGATATAGGCTTTTAAAATAAGCACATGCAAAACGCACAAAACCCGGAAGAATTAGCTTTCGGGTTTTGTTAAATAAAAATATATAAATTTAAAATGATCGCCTTTCTTTAAAAATTCTTATTCAGAATCCCCCTTCGACTCCGCTCAGGAGGACAAAGTGTTTCAATATTATCAGAATATTTAAGAGGCTAATCAACACATCAGTTAATCATCCTTCGACTCCGCTCAGGATGACAAGGTGTTTCAATATTATCAGAATATTTAATCGGCTAATCGGCTAATTAGCTAATCAACACATCAGCTAATCATTCAAATACAATCTTCCCACTATAACTCTTAGTCCCATTGCTTAGCACCGCATTATACAAGCCTTTGGCTTCTGCTTCCAAACTGAGTTTTATTTTACCTTCATTCATCTCTAGTTTTTTTTGTTGGATGAGTTTGCCGGAGCTGTTGTAAATGCTAAGTACCAGGTTTTTCTCATGCAAAAATTCATCGGGTACGGTAATATTGCATTTGCCTTCGTTGGGGTTGGCGTGGATGAAGAGTTGGTTGTTTGTACTTCGACGTGGATCGGGAATTCCGGTGATGGCGTCGTGTTTGGCGATGAAGATATCGCCTGCTCCAAATGTGATGAATGATGAATTTGCAATTGTTATGTTGTAGTAAAATTCTGAGCCTAAATAGAAACTTCCGTTTGGACCGACAGATATTTTGACACCTACAGCATTTGGCACTTGCGTTATTCCCATACAATGACCTAAGGAGTCATATCTTGTAACGAATATTTCATTTGGGCTTGATGAGTTAATGGAAAAAGAATCAAGAGTCAATGCGCCAGAAAAGCTTCCCCCTATATATGTACTACCGTCTAATGCAGTTGAGATAGCACCACTAGTAACATCGTTGGTAGAACCTGATTGTTTTACCCATATGAGATTACCTAAAGAGTTATATTTTGCAATAAACATATCATAATTAGGGTTAGTGAGTGAAATTGTTCCGAAGTTAAGGCTATCCTTAAAAGTTCCTGCAATAAAAAAATTACCAGACGAGTCAACATCTAATGTTGCAAACAAGTAATTTTTGGCTTTTACTGGTTTATACCAAAGAATATTTCCAAAATTATCAAATTTAGCAAAAAGCATATTTTTTGTAGAAGTTGAAATATAAATTGAGCTATCAATCCAAACTGTATCATTTGTTGTTCCAAATAGAGAGTAAATTGAGTTATTAGCAAAAAAGAGTTTTCCTGATCCCGTATTTTTCCCAATATTCTTTGCCCAAACAGCATTTCCATCTTGGTCTAATTTAGCCCAAAAGAAGCCAGCAGTAATACTGACACTGTCGATATAAAGTAAATTATTAGTATATCCTGACAAATAGATATCACCTGTTAGGTTACAGGAAACAGAAGCGGAAGCCGAGACCCCAATATTTCCATAGGTTTTTGACCATAAGAATGTTCCACTAAAATCAATTTTGGTAACGAAAAGTGTACCCATTCCGTTTAAGGTTACATTTCCAAAAGTAGCGCCCCCCCAAAGTTGCCCTGTTATAATGATGGAACTAGTAAAAGTGTCTATTTCCAAGCCATAAGAATATTCGCAATTTGCACAATTTGAACCTCCTTGATTTGGATTACTTCCGCCGAGGCTACGTGTCCATAAGATTGAGCCACTACTTGAGTATTTTGCGATAAAAATTTGATTTACACCAATATTATAAACCGTATCAGTATCGAATAACATATACGGAGCCCATGGATTATTTGTACTGAACTGCCCTAAAACATAGACATTTCCGATATTGTCTGTACAAACACTTGAAATGTTTTCAACAGAAACGCTTCCTGCACGTTTTGCCCATTGCCAGTTTTGAGCATTAGAGGTGGCTGATGGAATGAGACAAATAAAGAGAAGGAATAAACGGGTTTTCATAGATTAAATGTAACAATAAAAATTATAGTTAATTCCATCAATAATGCTTCTCTTCAATTTCAGCATTCAACCAAATCCCTTCTCAAAATAATAAGCTTTCTAAAAATCAGGTTCCAATCCACCCCCTGCCCCCGCCGGCGGGGGATATAAAAATTTCCGAAGCAGCTTTCTCAAAAATTCTCATGCTTTAACTAGTCAAAAGCAAATCCTGAAAAATCATAATCATCTTAAAAAATCAGCGTTCCAATCCACCCCCTGCCCCCGCCAGCGGGGGATACAAAAATTCGTTAATCCGCATCCCCCTTCTACACCGCTCAGCCAGACTATCAATATTAAACCAGATAATCAAGAAATCAACTATCAAGAAATCGGCAAATCGGCTTATCAACACATCAGCTAATCGGCTAATCAACACATCAGCTAATCATCCTTCGACTCCGCTCAGGATGACAAGGTGTTTCAATATAGCAAAGCATTTAATCGGCTAATCACCCTTCGACTCCGCTCAGGATGACATTCTAGCTAATCACCCTTCGACTCCGCTCAGGATGACAAGATGTTTCAATAGTATCAGAATATTTAATCGGCTAATCGGCTAATCAACACATCACCGCCTTTGTTCAAAAAATCCCTGTTCTTTCATTAACTGTTCAATTTCAGCGGCAGCGCGAGGAAGGGAACCTGATAGATTTTCGGGATCACCGCTGGTAATTAGGATATCGTCTTCGATGCGGATGCCAATGTTCCACCATTTTTTATCGCAGGGTGAACCTTCGGGGATATATATTCCGGGTTCTACAGTGATTACATTGCCGGCTTGCAGCAAGGCGCGTGTGTTTGGGTCATGCGCATCCAAGCCCAAGAAATGTGAGGTGCCATGCATGAAGTAGCTGCGGTATTCGCTTTCGTTTTTAGTTATTCCAAGGGCATGCAGACCAGCTTGAATAACTTTAGTAGCGGCTGCGTGCGTTGCATAAAAGCTGTTTCCTGCCCGACAGGCTGCAATTCCAGCTTCCTGTGCTGCAAGTACTAACTCATAAATTGCTTTTTCATCGGCACTAAAACTACCATCCACCGGAAGGGTACGCGTAATGTCGGCTGTATAGCCATGGTATTCGGCACCGGCATCGATAAGCAAAAGCTCTTGCTCCTTCATTTTTTACGATTGCTGCTGTAATGCAAAATGCAACTGTTTTCGCCACTTCCCACAATGGAAGGGTATCCGGGCGCTTCAGCACCTTCGTTTTTAAACACATATTCCAAAATAGCTTGTGCTTGGTATTCGTTCATTCCGCTGTCCAACGCTTTCATTAATTCGAGATGTGCCTTGCAAGAAATGTTGATGGCTTTGCGCATCAATGCTATTTCTTCGGCTTGCTTCACTTCACGCAATTTGCTCATAATGGTATTTAGTGCGCCGCTATGTATATTACTTTTACCCGATTCGGCCAACATGGTGGTGAAACGGTTTTGCATACTGAGCAAGTCAATCGCTGCGCCTTCTTCGGCATCCACGGCTAACAAGGGAGCCATATAAATAGCTTCTAATTTATCCAACGAAAGTTGAAAGTTTTGAAATTCAGTATTTTTTAAAATCATTTGAATTCCAAGTATTTTCTTGGCTTCACTTGTTCCCAGTATGCGGCCGGTCCACAATTCTTTCGAGGAGGTGCGCTCTTCCAAAAACAAGATTTCATTAAAATTTTGGCCATTCAACTCCTGCATTTCTGAAAAAACAAGGAGAATTGAATTTGGCTCTGTGTGCCCGCTGAGGTAATAAAAATTAGGGTCTTGATGAAACTCAAAATCGGTATCGCCAGAACGGTTACGCACCGGATTTGAAAAAAACACAGCCAAGGCATTCGGCGGTAATTCCTTACGCAGGGCCGCTCGACGTCCGGCATGGAATTCTTTGGTGAGCAAATCGGTATCGTATCGGTAATTACTTTTTATTGCGGTGTTGGAAGAATTGTTTTGTCCGCTAGCCCAGTGAAAAATCAACAGCAAAACTATATTTAGTTTTAATTTTAAAGGAATCATGTGGAGATGAAAATTATGTTTGACGCTAAATCTAATTTTGAAAATAGTTTTGAAATGTTTATCCAGTGAATGGATGTACAACTCCTTAACTTATTTCCATAACACAAACTTACAGTATAGCGGGGATAAAAAAAAGCGCTGCTACAAAGTAACAGCGCTTAATAGGTTATAATGGCCTCAGCTTATTTGCTTAAATGCCCTTTTTCACGTGCAGTTTTCATCACTGCAGAAATCCCTTTTTTGTGAATGTTGCGAAGTGCAGAGGTAGATACTTTTAAAGTAACCCAAGAACCATCTTCGGGAACAAAGAATTTTTTAACCACCAAATTCGGATTAAATTTTCTTTTTGTCTTTTTATTAGAGAAAGAAACTTTGTTTCCTACTATAGCTTTTTTGCCTGTTAAATCGCAGATACGTGACATTTTCTTGTTGTTTAATTAGTCTGTTTTTTAAAAACGGAGTGCAAATAACGTAAAATTTATTGTAAAAATCAAAATCCAGCAATAATTATTCTTGCATCTTTCTAAAATCGCACTCCAAGACATACTGTTGACGGGCATTTATAAGGAATTGCTCCAGTTTTTTTAAATTGTGTTTCGATAGCATTTTTGGATGGGAGATAAAATGCATGATTTTGCTTGATTTTAAATACTTATAATAGAGTGGAAGTTTAATGCTATTGAGTAATTCCAAAGAAACCATTTCGCCTTGTGGCAGC
This region of Bacteroidota bacterium genomic DNA includes:
- a CDS encoding T9SS type A sorting domain-containing protein, translating into MKTRLFLLFICLIPSATSNAQNWQWAKRAGSVSVENISSVCTDNIGNVYVLGQFSTNNPWAPYMLFDTDTVYNIGVNQIFIAKYSSSGSILWTRSLGGSNPNQGGSNCANCEYSYGLEIDTFTSSIIITGQLWGGATFGNVTLNGMGTLFVTKIDFSGTFLWSKTYGNIGVSASASVSCNLTGDIYLSGYTNNLLYIDSVSITAGFFWAKLDQDGNAVWAKNIGKNTGSGKLFFANNSIYSLFGTTNDTVWIDSSIYISTSTKNMLFAKFDNFGNILWYKPVKAKNYLFATLDVDSSGNFFIAGTFKDSLNFGTISLTNPNYDMFIAKYNSLGNLIWVKQSGSTNDVTSGAISTALDGSTYIGGSFSGALTLDSFSINSSSPNEIFVTRYDSLGHCMGITQVPNAVGVKISVGPNGSFYLGSEFYYNITIANSSFITFGAGDIFIAKHDAITGIPDPRRSTNNQLFIHANPNEGKCNITVPDEFLHEKNLVLSIYNSSGKLIQQKKLEMNEGKIKLSLEAEAKGLYNAVLSNGTKSYSGKIVFE
- the ftsY gene encoding signal recognition particle-docking protein FtsY, which produces MGLFSFFSKEKKESLDKGLEKTKTSIFSKLAKAIVGKSTVDAEVLDNLEEILISSDLGVSTTLKIIERIESRVSKDKYVGTAQLNDIMKEEIAALLSENNTTDLLEFTVPVGHKPYVIMVVGVNGVGKTTTIGKLAHQFKKAGKSVILGAADTFRAAAVDQLTIWSERVGVPIVSQGMNADPASVAFDTLKSAVAKEADVVIIDTAGRLHNKVNLMNELSKIKKVMQKIVPDAPHEILLVLDASTGQNAIEQCKQFTAATDVNALALTKLDGTAKGGVVIGISDQFKIPVKYIGVGEKMDDLQVFNKNEFIDSFFKQ
- a CDS encoding DUF4421 family protein; protein product: MKISIALKNNKSLYPFLLLILLFIPPSAAFSQTDSLKKESSFVKFMLLPHRKFVHILYNDSIKKTDTLYFHSLKHKTIVSLPFILKTQGISLEENSNTSKSEKLIFQPNDNYVLGFMFSNRFATLVLNTGISFKQKGYSEKGKTRKHIDLNFNFYGKKIVTDTYYLNYEGFYIKNSNAFPNYKLVTGQNFMLLPNAKLYAFGLSSSYIFNYKKFSFRGSFTFTEIQKKSAGSGIVGLFYTYLNLSNTQTLTPSLIQSNFKDLATTNAIRFQSMGINTGYGYSLVLKKHFILTGSIINGIGIDFTDQKLLNQISIKQKAAFIDKLNTRFAIRYDKRKYFIGLFFINENLINYSTNNLLIDYNNRKFLVFAGIRLDTEKAERRFLKKIRLLPA
- a CDS encoding 50S ribosomal protein L28, giving the protein MSRICDLTGKKAIVGNKVSFSNKKTKRKFNPNLVVKKFFVPEDGSWVTLKVSTSALRNIHKKGISAVMKTAREKGHLSK
- the rpmG gene encoding 50S ribosomal protein L33, translating into MAKKGNRIQVILECTEHKDSGKPGTSRYITTKNKRNSPDRIELKKFNPILKKKTVHKEIK
- a CDS encoding aminopeptidase P N-terminal domain-containing protein; the protein is MIPLKLKLNIVLLLIFHWASGQNNSSNTAIKSNYRYDTDLLTKEFHAGRRAALRKELPPNALAVFFSNPVRNRSGDTDFEFHQDPNFYYLSGHTEPNSILLVFSEMQELNGQNFNEILFLEERTSSKELWTGRILGTSEAKKILGIQMILKNTEFQNFQLSLDKLEAIYMAPLLAVDAEEGAAIDLLSMQNRFTTMLAESGKSNIHSGALNTIMSKLREVKQAEEIALMRKAINISCKAHLELMKALDSGMNEYQAQAILEYVFKNEGAEAPGYPSIVGSGENSCILHYSSNRKK
- a CDS encoding DUF4295 domain-containing protein: MAKKVVATLKSGKGNNFTKVIKMVKSPKTGAFTFKEEIVHNDHIKDFFKP
- a CDS encoding M24 family metallopeptidase is translated as MKEQELLLIDAGAEYHGYTADITRTLPVDGSFSADEKAIYELVLAAQEAGIAACRAGNSFYATHAAATKVIQAGLHALGITKNESEYRSYFMHGTSHFLGLDAHDPNTRALLQAGNVITVEPGIYIPEGSPCDKKWWNIGIRIEDDILITSGDPENLSGSLPRAAAEIEQLMKEQGFFEQRR